One window from the genome of Kluyveromyces marxianus DMKU3-1042 DNA, complete genome, chromosome 3 encodes:
- the GPI11 gene encoding mannose-ethanolamine phosphotransferase GPI11 produces MPAKKRKSAKKTVSFSDDQNLTNVNAHHHRKGHVDDDSPLVYVRRSWTLIPFHLLAMLYWFLKYSTFDVVKLLYIMIPSQVLYLIFRFNKNTIYGKKRLRINWLLVCVTLVACLLLTIPCLVIIILFGAPFVELLKESWLLALHCCFLAYPALYDVFNCNFKVGYFKKYFISIVIGCWISCCVIPLDWDRDWQAWPIPLIVGAYIGAFIGFSIGGYI; encoded by the coding sequence ATGCCAGCGAAGAAACGGAAGTCTGCAAAAAAGACTGTATCATTTTCTGATGATCAAAACTTAACAAACGTGAATGCACACCATCACCGAAAAGGTCATGTTGACGATGATTCACCATTGGTTTATGTTAGGAGATCATGGACCTTAATCCCATTTCATCTATTGGCCATGTTATATTGGTTCCTCAAATATTCCACATTCGATGTGGTTAAATTGCTGTATATTATGATTCCATCCCAGGTCTTGTACTTGATATTTCgtttcaacaaaaacacaatcTATGGGAAGAAAAGACTAAGAATTAATTGGCTTCTCGTATGCGTGACTTTGGTGGCATGCTTGCTTCTAACAATCCCATGCttggtaataataattctCTTTGGTGCTCCTTTTGTGGAACTATTAAAAGAGTCTTGGTTACTTGCTTTACACTGTTGTTTTTTGGCATATCCAGCACTGTACGATGTCTTCAATTGTAATTTCAAAGTTGgatacttcaagaaatatttcatttcaatagTAATTGGGTGTTGGATTAGTTGTTGCGTCATTCCTTTGGATTGGGATAGAGATTGGCAGGCATGGCCAATTCCGTTGATTGTGGGTGCCTATATAGGTGCTTTTATAGGATTCTCAATTGGCGGTTACATATAA